ATCAACTATCAGCATGGAACCGGTTTAAGGTTCCTTATAAATAGAAACGTCGTTTCACAATCTATTATATTTGTATTTACTGACGAGTCATTGAGCGAATGACAAAAGTGTGATCGAAGTCGGAACGTTGTTTTGAATTTTTTATTTTTGCAGTTTTAGCAGGAATTTATTGGCGAATTTATTTGTTAACTAATTGATAAATAAATAATAAAAAAGGCACAACAGAAGTTGTGCCTCGACGAGCCTTTGAGTCAAAATAGTGCGAATAACACCGCCTGATAGACCTTAACTCAAATTAGTCATGATTATCGGCTTAGCGAGCCAACCAACCGCCGTCCACTGCAATGGTATAGCCGCTGATATAATCAGATGCTTTAGATGCCAGGAAGACCACCGGGCCTTTCAAGTCATCAGGCAAGCCCCAACGGCCCGCAGGGATACGGTCAAGGATCTCTTTGCTGCGTTCTTCATCTTTACGCAACTGTTGGGTATTGTTGGTTGCCATGTAACCCGGTGCGACTGCGTTCACGTTGATGCCGTGTTTAGCCCACTCGTTAGCTAACAGGCGGGTTACACCCATGACTGCGCTTTTCGATGCGGTGTAAGATGGCACACGGATACCACCTTGGTAAGACAGCATTGATGCCACGTTGATAATCTTGCCGCCATGGCCTTGTTTGATGAACTGTTTGGCAACCGCTTGAGACATAAAGAACACGGTTTTGATGTTAACGTTCATGACATCGTCCCAGTCCTTTTCGCTAAAGTTGATCGCATCTTCACGGCGAATGATACCGGCGTTATTGACCAAGATATCGATTTGGCCAAATTCAGCGACTGCTTGTTCCAACAGGGCAGGGATGTGCTCAATTTTACTCAAGTCAGCAGTCAGGCTAAGGAAACGGCGGCCCAAAGCAGTCACTTTATCAATAGTTTCACGCGGCTCAACAATGTTGATGCCAACGATATCACAACCGGCTTCGGCTAAACCGATCGCCATGCCTTGGCCCAAACCAGTATCACAGCCAGTAACCAGTGCAACTTTACCTTTCAACTCAAAGGAATCTAAAATCATAGCTAACATCTCTCTCAAGGCGGTCAAAGATTGCCGCGATTTCAATATTGGGGAGAAAACCGTCCAAAGGACGGATTCGGTTGGTGACGCTTAACGCAATTCGCTAACAGCGATGTGGTCCATATCACCGAAGACTTGGTTTTCACCGACCATGCCCCAGATGAAGGTATAACGCTTAGTGCCCACGCCAGAATGAATCGACCAACTTGGTGAAATCACAGCTTGTTCATTGTGGACTAATAAATGACGTGTTTCCTGCGCCTGGCCCATCATGTGGAACACCGCTGTTTCTTCGTCCATATCAAAGTAGAAATACACTTCCATACGGCGCTCATGGGTATGACAAGGCATGGTATTCCACAGATTGCCCGGAGCCAGTTTGGTCAAACCCATGGTCAGTTGGCAGGTTGGCAACACGTCAGGCACGATGTACTTATTTATAGTGCGACGGTTACTGGTGGCATCATCACCCAATGTCTGCGGTGCCGCCTCTGCCAGCGTGATTTTTTTGTTTGGATAAGTGGTGTGTGCTGGTGCGCTGTTGTAGTAGAACTTGGCAGGTTTTGCGCCGTCGATACTGCTGAATTGCACTTCTTTCGCACCTTTACCCACATACAATGCTTCTTCGTTGCCAATGTCATACCGCTGACCATCAACAACGATAAGTCCTGGGCCACCGATATTGATTACACCCAATTCGCGGCGTTCCAGAAAGTAACTGACACCCAGTTGTTTACCGACATCATCACCAATACTGACCGCTTTGCTGACAGGCAAAATACCCCCGACGATGATGCGGTCGATGTGGCTATAGGTCATGGTGTACTTATCTGCGGTGAATATATTTTCGATCAAAAACTCACGACGCAAACCCGCAGTATCAAGCTGTTTCGCGTGGTCGCTATGGATGCTTTGACGAACTTGCATGTCAGTGCCTCTCTTACAGAACAGTATCTTGGTGGGTAAAACCCAGCGCAGAAAACAAGCCAGACGTGAACCAGCGCATGATGCCGAAATTGTTGCTGACAACCTGTACTGGTCTGACTTCTGACCGAGCGTTTCTTGTAATGCTGAGATGATAGTGTTTGCGGGAAGTTAATTCAATAAAAATGAAATGATGTTTTATTATTTTTTGAGGGATGTCATGATTTTTGGATTATTTATGGCTTGTCTGCCAATTTTGCCCGTAGAATGGGCAGAATTCAGCGTGAAACTGTGATTACGCTACATCAGAAACTTATTCTGCATAATGAGGTGTGACAATGAAGATGTTCTTTATTAATGATGAAACGCCATGGGAAGAGTTGGGCAATGGTATTAAACGCAAAGTAATGACCTGGAGCGATGATCTGATGATGGTCTGCGTTCACTTTGACAAAGGTGCCATTGGTACTGCACACAAACATGACATTCATGACCAGATTGCTTATGTTGCTGCAGGCAGCTTTGAAGTGGAGATTGAAGGGCAAAAACGCATATTGAAAGCGGGTGATGCATATCGTGCCGTGAAAAATGAGATGCACGGCGCGGTATCTCTGGAAGATAACAGTATTTTAATCGACACCTTTAACCCTAAGCGAGATGATTTCCTCTAAGGGTATTCGGGCGGTTGAGTCAGTGGCTCCACCGCCCTCTACGATCAACATGGTAATATTACGTTATATCTTTCTTACTCAATTGCTCTAATGATTCCAACTTAATATCAGACAATACCCAGCGCGGGTCTGCGCGATATTCGGGCGATGGGATCACGATAGAGCGCATTCGTGCCGCTTTCGTCGCAATCATACCGTTCACCGAATCTTCCAGCGTGACGCATTGTAACGGGTCGATACCAAGAGCCGTCGCAGCATTTAGATATACCTCAGGATGCGGTTTACTGTGAGGCAGATATTCGGCCGAAACCAGACAGTCGAACTGATCTCTAACGCCTAGCATGTCCAACACACGCTCTTGCATATGCAAAGGGGATGCTGACGCCAGACCAATTTTCAACCCTTGTTGGCGGCAAAGATCCAGTGCGTACTCAACACCTGGCAGCACTGGGCGAGTTTCTTCTACCAACTCTATTGCCCGGGCGATAATGCGGTTGCACACTTCCGCCTGACTCGGGCCTTGCCATGGCATGGTTTGGAACCAAAGTTTAACCACCAAATCGATGCGTAAACCCAGAGTATCGGGCAATGAATTACGCGAGGACGTGTCCAGACCAAGATTGGTGAAAATATCGAGTTCGGCCTGTAGCCATAATGGTTCCGAATCAATCAGTAAGCCATCCATATCGAAAATTGCGGCTTTAATCGGGTGAGGGGTTGCCATTTATCATCACTCCTGTGGTTTTTTAGCTACCAGTTGAATACTTTATCATTAACTTAATGATAAAGCGCCGCATGAGCCAGGCTTGAATTTGCGTTAAGGGTGAGAGTTAAAGCAAAAATTTTGCACAAAGAACGCATGTAGCGGGTAAACTAAAGCTACATAAGTTGTGGTATTTACAAGGAGAAGTCATGACCTATCAACAGGCTGGGCGCGTCGCTGTTATCAAACGGATTGCAGGGTGGCTCGTTTTTATTCCAGCACTGCTGTCAACATTGATCTCAATTATCAATTTTGCCTATCAATATAGTCAAAAAAGTAGCGGGATTAATGCGGTCATGTTGGATTTTATCCATGTGATGACCGATATGATTCGCTTCAATACCACTTTTCTGGATGTTTTCTGGTTCAACTCACCAGTACCTGATCTTCAGCAGGGCGTAACCGCCGCGAACATTATGTTCTTTATCATCTATATGCTGATTTTTGTCGGTTTGTCATTACAGGCATCCGGTGCTCGCATGTCGCGGCAGGTTCGGCACATTCGTGAGGGTATTGAAGATCAATTGATTTTGGAACAAGCCAAAGGTAGCGAAGGGCGCAGCCGTGAACAGTTGGAAGAGAAGGTGGTTTTGCCGCATCACACTATCTTCTTGCAGTTTTTTACCTTATATATCTTGCCGCTGGTGATTGGTGTGGTGGGGTATTTTGTTCTTAAATTGTTGGGATTGATGGCTCAAGGGTGATTCTGTAGTAAGCAAATTGGAGTAAGCAAGCCTTGCTGAGTGATAAATAGATGCATAAACAGGCCAGCGTGTGGAGCAGCATTTTGGCCTTTTTACTGCCTATTTAGTTGATATATAACGAAATTAATGTATTGAAAGAATTTTTCGAGAAACGGGTGGCGATACCCCTCTTGCACTCACACTATTCCTGATGTGATTCCCTTATGCTGTAGCACTCTTTCCTCTGTCATATCAGTAAAGTAATGAACGTTTTCATTTCCAAGAAAATGCGTAATTTTATTGTATTAGCCCAAACAAATAGCATGGCGAAGGCGGCTGAAAAATTACACATGACGGCATCACCTTTCGGCAAAAGCATTATGGCGCTGGAAGAATTGGTGGGTTATTCCTTATTTACTCGCAATGAGAAAAGTATCAGCCTCAATAAAGCAGGACAAGAGCTTTATCAGGAATTATTTCCTATTTATCAACGACTTTCAGCTATAGATAACAGTATCTTGGCCATGTCACAACGGCAGAAGAATATCGTGATAGGGGTTGATAACACTTATCCAACCATCATTTTTGATCAATTGTTCAGTCTTAGCGATAAATACGATGGGATTACGGCTCAGCCTTTTGAGTTTAACGAAAACAGTGTCATTGATGACTTACTCGATCGCCGGGTGGATTTTATTATCTCTCCTCAGCAAGCGTCACAGCGTGTCACCCATATTGATACCCTGCAAGCCACCGAGCTTCCCTCTTTACGGCTTGGTTTTTTAGTGTCACGTCGTTTTGAAAATATCCAGGCGATAGAGTTGTTGAATACATTACCTTGGTTGCAAATGCGCTTCCAAAATAGGGCAAATTTTGAGTCCCTACTGGGTGCGCATTTTCGTGCGATTGGGATTAACCCCACCATTATCTATCGCCCTTACAGCTTCATGGCAAAAATCAGTGCTGTTGAGCAGGGGCAGTTTCTGACGGTGGTGCCGCAGTTTGCTTATCGGTTAGTTAACCCCGCCAAACTGAAATATTTTGATGCGCCGAATCAGCCCATGTATATGCGAGAGTATCTTTATTCGCTCAAGAATAACCATCACATAGAAAAAGTCATGGGCTATATACATGCAGACCGAGAGGGTGATTAAGGTGCCAACATTGAGCCAAATTCGAACAGATTTTGGTGCAACTGGAATGCTTGCGCCAAATTGTGATGCAAGTGCCCGCCTTTGGCCTGTGCCAGATAACTATGCAGATAGTCACGATACATCGGATGCGCACAGTTATTAATAATCGTAGTGGCACGTTGCATGGGTGATAGCCCGCGTAAGTCAGCCACGCCTTGTTCTGTAACGATAACTTTTACGCTGTGCTCACTATGATCAACATGAGTACACATCGGCACAATGGTGGAGACCTTTCCACCTTTGACGATGGAGGGGGCCATAAAGATCGACAAATAGGCGTTGCGCTCAAAATCTGCACTGCCGCCAATACCGTTGACCAATTCTGTACCGGCAACGTGGGTCGAGTTGGCATGGCCATAGATATCAAATTCAAGCCCGACGTTAAGGGCAATAACCCCTAACCGACGAATGATTTCAGGGTTGTTAGATATCTCCTGTGGCCGCAACACAATGCGAGTAGAGAAAAAATCCATATTGTCATAAATTTTTTTCAGTGAAGCGGGGGAAACAGTCAAGCTGGATGCGCTTACTCCCATGACTTTTTCGGTTTCTAATAATTGAACCACCGACTCTTGCAACACCTCCGAATACATCATAAACGGCGGAATATCTGGGTTTTCCCCCAGACGTTTCATCACGGCGTTATTGATATTGCCTACGCCGCTTTGTAACGGGAGAAACTCTGGTGGAATACGGCCTAGTTTGAGTTCATTAAGTAGGAAACTCACCACATTGTCGGCGATCTTCTCGCACAGCGGGTTTTCGCGATCCAGGCTATTACCGGCATCAGGCAAATGGGTTTCAACGATGCCAACAATTTTGCTGGGGTCCACTTGTACATAGGGTTGGCCCACTTTATCCAGTGTATGGTAGATAGGTAGGGTATTACGCCGTGGTGGGGCACCTAGCATGATGATGTCAGCCAGTTCAGCGACGCGTGGGCTGTGGTAATGATTGAGTTCTATGATGATTTTCTTGGCTTTATGTAAAAAAACCGGCGCATTACCAATGCCGCTGCTGAGATACACCTTGCCATCAGCGGTTATCGCCGAGGCTTCGATAACTGCAACATCAATCTCACCAAAGAAGCCATAGCTGACCATTTGTGCCACTTCACTCAGATGCAGGTCAACAAAACTGACTGCACCCTGATTGATTTTTTCCCGCAATACAGACGCTGTCTGATAGGGCGCGCGCCAGGCGACCGCGTCAGCCTCAGCCATTTCATCATCAGCTTTGGCGCTAATAGATGCGCCGGTCAGTAAACGAATCTGAAACTCTTTTTGCTGCTGGTGATACGCCATGGCGCGTCGCGCAATGGCGGCAGGAAGCGCCTTAGGCGCTCCGGCTGGGGTAAATCCACTGAACACCACCATATGACCATGTTCAATACATTCGGCGGCTTCATCAGCGCTCATCATGCAATATGACCGTTTCATAAAGAGATCCTCTGGTTGAGAAGGTTTAATGCCCCAAAAAGTTAGGCTTACGCTTCTCCATAAATGCGCTCATGCCCTCAAGGTAGTCTTCACTATCGTAGACGGCACGCCGCAGACCTTGAATGCGCTCAAACTCATCTGAATTCATGGTGTGAGCTTCACCTAAAACCCGCAGTTCTTCTTTAATAACGGCGATTGCCAAGGGCGCTTTTTCAGAAATGACGTGGGCCAGTTTTAGGGTGAAATCCTCCAGGTCAGCGGGGTCAACGATATGATTGAGAATGCCAACTGAAAGCGCACGCTGTGCGGTTATTGGCGCGGCGGTGAAAATCAACTCTTTCACAATATGGAAGCCAGCATCGCGAATAAGATTGTGGATACCCACCAAATTGTAGGGAACCCCCAGATTCACTGGTGTCATCGAAAAGGTTGAGGTGTTACAAGCCACAATAATATCTGAGCTCATGATCATCTCGAATGCTCCGCCCCAAACGCTACCTTCGACCATGGAAATGATCGGTTTAGGATACTTTTGGATAGTTCGGGTGATTTGGCGCAGCGGGTCATCATATGACAGTGGATCACGTCGGCCAGTGGGTAATTCGTGGATATCATGGCCGGCGGAGAACACTTTTGAACCTTCGGGCGCGCGGAGAATTATACAGCGGATATCGGTATGATTGAGGTCATGCAATGCTTGCATCAAATCATCAATAAACACCTTACTTAAGGCATTGAGTTTGCGTGTGTGGTTGAACTCAATAATACCCACCCGATTGGCAATCAACACTTTGACATACTGATAAGACATGGTTATTCCCTTTAATTGATGATTTTTTGTGTAATAAAATGGGTTACATCATTAATACCGGCTCGCGGCGAGATTTGATTTTGACGTAGCAGATCTTCAATTTGTTGGTAGTGCTGGCGGACCTCGGGGTGAGAAAACAGCATTGCAAGTGCATTTGCCTCTACCTGATGGCGCACCCAACCAAGATTTTGTTGTTGGCGCAAGGTGGTGAGTTGCCCACTTTGCGTCATGACCGGCCAAAAACTTTGTACTGCCTGCCACACTTCGCGAATACCGCGTTTTTCCAACGCGCTACAGGTGAGAACCCGTGGCTGCCATGCAGGATATTTACGGCGAATGATATGCAGTGCGCTGTGATACATATGGCGGGCGATTTCAACATTGCTGTGGTTGTCGCCGTCATCTTTGTTAATCACAATAAAGTCAGCCATTTCCATAATGCCTTTCTTAATGCCTTGCAGGTCATCGCCAGCGCCGGCAATTTGCAAAGAGATAAAGCAGTCCACCATTTCAGCCACTTCGGTTTCCGATTGCCCAACGCCGACGGTTTCAACGATGATGACGTCGTAACCTGCGGCCTCACAGAGCAAGATCAATTCGCGGGTACTCTGGCTTATCCCGCCGAGGTGGCCCCCTGACGGCACCGGGCGCACAAAAGCATGCTCAGCGCGTGATAGATTCAGCATGCGGGTTTTGTCGCCCAAAATGCTGCCGCCACTGATGGGGCTGCTGGGGTCAACTGCAATCACCGCGACCTTATGCCCTTGTGC
The sequence above is drawn from the Yersinia intermedia genome and encodes:
- the kduD gene encoding 2-dehydro-3-deoxy-D-gluconate 5-dehydrogenase KduD, translated to MILDSFELKGKVALVTGCDTGLGQGMAIGLAEAGCDIVGINIVEPRETIDKVTALGRRFLSLTADLSKIEHIPALLEQAVAEFGQIDILVNNAGIIRREDAINFSEKDWDDVMNVNIKTVFFMSQAVAKQFIKQGHGGKIINVASMLSYQGGIRVPSYTASKSAVMGVTRLLANEWAKHGINVNAVAPGYMATNNTQQLRKDEERSKEILDRIPAGRWGLPDDLKGPVVFLASKASDYISGYTIAVDGGWLAR
- the kduI gene encoding 5-dehydro-4-deoxy-D-glucuronate isomerase → MQVRQSIHSDHAKQLDTAGLRREFLIENIFTADKYTMTYSHIDRIIVGGILPVSKAVSIGDDVGKQLGVSYFLERRELGVINIGGPGLIVVDGQRYDIGNEEALYVGKGAKEVQFSSIDGAKPAKFYYNSAPAHTTYPNKKITLAEAAPQTLGDDATSNRRTINKYIVPDVLPTCQLTMGLTKLAPGNLWNTMPCHTHERRMEVYFYFDMDEETAVFHMMGQAQETRHLLVHNEQAVISPSWSIHSGVGTKRYTFIWGMVGENQVFGDMDHIAVSELR
- a CDS encoding cupin domain-containing protein; translation: MKMFFINDETPWEELGNGIKRKVMTWSDDLMMVCVHFDKGAIGTAHKHDIHDQIAYVAAGSFEVEIEGQKRILKAGDAYRAVKNEMHGAVSLEDNSILIDTFNPKRDDFL
- the hxpB gene encoding hexitol phosphatase HxpB, giving the protein MATPHPIKAAIFDMDGLLIDSEPLWLQAELDIFTNLGLDTSSRNSLPDTLGLRIDLVVKLWFQTMPWQGPSQAEVCNRIIARAIELVEETRPVLPGVEYALDLCRQQGLKIGLASASPLHMQERVLDMLGVRDQFDCLVSAEYLPHSKPHPEVYLNAATALGIDPLQCVTLEDSVNGMIATKAARMRSIVIPSPEYRADPRWVLSDIKLESLEQLSKKDIT
- a CDS encoding YniB family protein produces the protein MTYQQAGRVAVIKRIAGWLVFIPALLSTLISIINFAYQYSQKSSGINAVMLDFIHVMTDMIRFNTTFLDVFWFNSPVPDLQQGVTAANIMFFIIYMLIFVGLSLQASGARMSRQVRHIREGIEDQLILEQAKGSEGRSREQLEEKVVLPHHTIFLQFFTLYILPLVIGVVGYFVLKLLGLMAQG
- the srsR gene encoding LysR family transcriptional regulator SrsR — translated: MNVFISKKMRNFIVLAQTNSMAKAAEKLHMTASPFGKSIMALEELVGYSLFTRNEKSISLNKAGQELYQELFPIYQRLSAIDNSILAMSQRQKNIVIGVDNTYPTIIFDQLFSLSDKYDGITAQPFEFNENSVIDDLLDRRVDFIISPQQASQRVTHIDTLQATELPSLRLGFLVSRRFENIQAIELLNTLPWLQMRFQNRANFESLLGAHFRAIGINPTIIYRPYSFMAKISAVEQGQFLTVVPQFAYRLVNPAKLKYFDAPNQPMYMREYLYSLKNNHHIEKVMGYIHADREGD
- a CDS encoding succinate CoA transferase — protein: MKRSYCMMSADEAAECIEHGHMVVFSGFTPAGAPKALPAAIARRAMAYHQQQKEFQIRLLTGASISAKADDEMAEADAVAWRAPYQTASVLREKINQGAVSFVDLHLSEVAQMVSYGFFGEIDVAVIEASAITADGKVYLSSGIGNAPVFLHKAKKIIIELNHYHSPRVAELADIIMLGAPPRRNTLPIYHTLDKVGQPYVQVDPSKIVGIVETHLPDAGNSLDRENPLCEKIADNVVSFLLNELKLGRIPPEFLPLQSGVGNINNAVMKRLGENPDIPPFMMYSEVLQESVVQLLETEKVMGVSASSLTVSPASLKKIYDNMDFFSTRIVLRPQEISNNPEIIRRLGVIALNVGLEFDIYGHANSTHVAGTELVNGIGGSADFERNAYLSIFMAPSIVKGGKVSTIVPMCTHVDHSEHSVKVIVTEQGVADLRGLSPMQRATTIINNCAHPMYRDYLHSYLAQAKGGHLHHNLAQAFQLHQNLFEFGSMLAP
- the scpB gene encoding methylmalonyl-CoA decarboxylase, producing MSYQYVKVLIANRVGIIEFNHTRKLNALSKVFIDDLMQALHDLNHTDIRCIILRAPEGSKVFSAGHDIHELPTGRRDPLSYDDPLRQITRTIQKYPKPIISMVEGSVWGGAFEMIMSSDIIVACNTSTFSMTPVNLGVPYNLVGIHNLIRDAGFHIVKELIFTAAPITAQRALSVGILNHIVDPADLEDFTLKLAHVISEKAPLAIAVIKEELRVLGEAHTMNSDEFERIQGLRRAVYDSEDYLEGMSAFMEKRKPNFLGH
- the meaB gene encoding methylmalonyl Co-A mutase-associated GTPase MeaB is translated as MIDIDNMEDYVHRLRQGDRAALAQAMTLAESRLPRHQALSARLLDRIMPYTGQAKRLGVTGTPGAGKSTFLEALGEELLAQGHKVAVIAVDPSSPISGGSILGDKTRMLNLSRAEHAFVRPVPSGGHLGGISQSTRELILLCEAAGYDVIIVETVGVGQSETEVAEMVDCFISLQIAGAGDDLQGIKKGIMEMADFIVINKDDGDNHSNVEIARHMYHSALHIIRRKYPAWQPRVLTCSALEKRGIREVWQAVQSFWPVMTQSGQLTTLRQQQNLGWVRHQVEANALAMLFSHPEVRQHYQQIEDLLRQNQISPRAGINDVTHFITQKIIN